In the Ptychodera flava strain L36383 chromosome 1, AS_Pfla_20210202, whole genome shotgun sequence genome, GATGGATTTGTTTATACTACGTAAATCAGGTAAATACAGACTCAGGCCttacaatgacatgaatatGCTGTTAGAAACAGCCGGGATTAAGCCACACTGTCACGTTTATGTTCATTTACATGCTCAGATCATTTTGACGTTGTTTCTTGATGTCCATCAAGCGACAGTggctagagggactgtggtagtATGTAATCGCTGTGAAAACATGCTAACtcggaatttttttccacagGGAGGTTTGAAACATGCCCCTTAATTGCTGTGTTCCTGGTTGTACTGGTAAGGGTTACCGGAGAGTGTCTGGTCACAAGGTATCTTTCTTTAATTTCCCACGCGATACAGACCTCGTGAAGAAATGGCGTCATGCAATAAGGCGAGATCCCAATGCAGCTGTTTCAAGTACCAAGGTCTGTTCCCTACATTTCAAGGAAGATGACTTCCGATACACACTAACAAGAAAGAGACTCTTGTGTAACAGTGCGGTGCCATCACAATTTGCGTGGACCAATCTGATTCAGAATAGGAAAACGCCTGTAGAATGGAGAGCTGAATCCACAAACTCAACTGTTAAAGACACAGTGACAACAAAAACAGTCCTAGGGGAGTGTCAAAATACCTGTGACACAGTAAATGCTGAGGAACTGATCATGCAACATAAACTGAACATAGAGAAGTTGAAACAAGATAATCTACAGAAAGACATAGACATAGAAAAATTGAAGAGTGAAATTGAAATTCTCAAAGACAGTTATGAAAAGGAATTAATGAAGGTCAGAAATGAAATAACTGaactaaaaaatgaaataatagcTGTGGATGAAAAGCACTGTCAGATTGCTTTTAGTGTACACAGATTTTTAGATTCCGACAATGATATAGCTTTCTATACTGGTTTTCCTGATACCAAGACTTTCCTagatgtttttgaatttttagatACAGGAGAAAATGGAGAGAATGTCAGATACTGGAATACTGGAAATGAGAAATGTAACATGGATAATTCAGGTACCAGGAATAATTTCCACAGAAATAAGTTAGGTCGACCAAGGTCTCTGGAACCTCtagatgaatttttttta is a window encoding:
- the LOC139132836 gene encoding uncharacterized protein translates to MPLNCCVPGCTGKGYRRVSGHKVSFFNFPRDTDLVKKWRHAIRRDPNAAVSSTKVCSLHFKEDDFRYTLTRKRLLCNSAVPSQFAWTNLIQNRKTPVEWRAESTNSTVKDTVTTKTVLGECQNTCDTVNAEELIMQHKLNIEKLKQDNLQKDIDIEKLKSEIEILKDSYEKELMKVRNEITELKNEIIAVDEKHCQIAFSVHRFLDSDNDIAFYTGFPDTKTFLDVFEFLDTGENGENVRYWNTGNEKCNMDNSGTRNNFHRNKLGRPRSLEPLDEFFLILCRLRQGFPEHHLANLFNISSSTVSRIVVTWVNYMYLKLGSLDIWPSRDVISATMPLSMKEKYPSTRVIIDCTEIKCEVPSSLILHNELFSHYKNHVTMKGLIGISPSGGITFVSQLYTGSISDREMVKRSGFLDMYFDVGDSVMADKGFTISDLLKPKGVSLNTPPFLEKRNQFDAGEVVKTQEIAAERIHVERAINKIKKFHIWDKVFPLSMFGSINQMWTVCALLCNFHDPIISM